Proteins from a genomic interval of Polaribacter sejongensis:
- a CDS encoding MFS transporter — MSNFKKNAFLYSTIVALGGFVFGLDAALISGAFKFITAEFNLNEWQVGSLGFGPGIGVLIALPLAAWSSNKYGRKATLKVIAAMYLISALGSAFAPTFITLFLARLLGGLAFSSITLAAMYIGEIAPAEGRGKLVSMTQINIVVGLTAAYFINYWLLQATTSDAEWVTTLGLKEYTWRWMLGIEILPALIWFGLLYMVPRSPAWLIYQGKEDEAKRTLSKVIPEIEIDAHITEMKVSVAESNQDRSVGSQMKEIFSEKMTIVTIIAFTMAIVQQSTGINAVLTYAPTVMEQLGLGEQAAFQQAIWIGLVSIVFTVLSLVLIDKLGRRPMMIWGLVWVILSLGICAYGFGSAKYEVTNKAISEMAHIPNINKLSSLVGETYPTDIAFKEAVKSVMGDVSARDNSSEFLQKSAVLNATLILLGILSFIAAFHFSVGPIMWVLLSEIFPISVRGIAIPFFALLSSTISALTQFLFPWQLANMGASTIFMFYGAIVFVGLLVLYKFLPETKGLTIEEIQAKLQRK, encoded by the coding sequence ATGAGCAATTTTAAAAAAAATGCCTTTTTATATTCTACAATTGTAGCCTTAGGAGGTTTTGTATTTGGACTTGATGCGGCCCTAATATCAGGAGCCTTTAAATTTATCACAGCAGAGTTTAATTTAAATGAATGGCAAGTAGGGTCTTTAGGTTTTGGACCTGGAATTGGAGTTTTAATTGCATTGCCATTAGCAGCTTGGTCTAGTAATAAATACGGACGAAAAGCGACCTTAAAAGTTATTGCAGCAATGTATTTAATATCTGCTTTAGGTTCTGCATTTGCACCTACTTTTATTACGTTGTTTTTAGCTCGTTTATTAGGTGGTTTGGCATTTAGCTCAATTACTTTAGCAGCAATGTATATTGGCGAAATTGCTCCAGCAGAAGGAAGAGGTAAGCTCGTTTCTATGACACAGATTAACATAGTTGTAGGTTTAACAGCTGCTTATTTTATTAACTATTGGTTACTGCAAGCAACTACTTCAGATGCAGAATGGGTTACAACTTTAGGACTTAAAGAATATACTTGGAGATGGATGTTAGGAATAGAGATTTTACCAGCTTTAATATGGTTTGGATTATTGTATATGGTTCCAAGAAGTCCTGCGTGGTTAATTTACCAAGGTAAAGAAGATGAAGCGAAACGTACTTTGTCTAAGGTAATTCCTGAAATTGAAATAGACGCTCACATTACAGAAATGAAAGTAAGTGTGGCAGAAAGTAATCAAGATAGATCTGTTGGATCTCAAATGAAGGAGATTTTTAGTGAAAAAATGACTATTGTTACCATTATAGCTTTTACAATGGCAATTGTACAGCAATCTACAGGTATTAATGCTGTTTTAACGTATGCGCCAACAGTAATGGAGCAATTAGGTTTAGGGGAACAAGCAGCTTTTCAACAAGCAATTTGGATTGGATTGGTAAGTATTGTTTTTACTGTTTTGTCATTGGTTTTAATTGATAAATTAGGAAGACGTCCAATGATGATTTGGGGCTTGGTTTGGGTAATTTTAAGTTTAGGTATTTGTGCGTATGGTTTTGGTTCGGCAAAATATGAGGTTACAAACAAAGCTATTTCAGAAATGGCTCATATTCCTAATATTAATAAGTTATCATCTCTAGTTGGGGAAACATATCCTACAGATATCGCGTTTAAAGAAGCCGTAAAAAGTGTAATGGGAGACGTTTCTGCAAGAGATAATTCTAGTGAGTTTTTACAGAAATCTGCAGTGTTAAATGCTACTTTAATTTTATTAGGTATTTTAAGTTTTATTGCAGCTTTCCATTTTTCTGTTGGTCCAATTATGTGGGTGTTACTTTCAGAGATTTTTCCAATATCAGTAAGAGGAATTGCAATTCCGTTTTTTGCACTTTTATCTAGTACAATTAGTGCCTTAACACAATTTTTATTTCCATGGCAACTTGCTAATATGGGAGCCAGTACCATCTTCATGTTTTACGGAGCAATCGTTTTTGTCGGGTTATTAGTATTGTATAAATTCTTACCTGAAACAAAAGGGTTAACGATTGAAGAAATTCAAGCGAAGCTTCAAAGGAAATAA
- a CDS encoding family 16 glycosylhydrolase, which produces MKYQKIYLSAFLLGTFTFLSVGCESPKKSTETKETTVVTQRFLPFSDQENKGGWILNEEISDEFEGTEIDTTKWFVEGQNGDYYIWKGRAPSQYAPHNVVVENGNLILKTQWEPDYNFAKETYADGANKDTYGIHEGKPLPVTTAAIVSKKRFLNGYMEIKSKAPHAAMTAAFWAIGFEQELDMYEQLAVPKIAKEGSIDKHMNRTAIHDWSPPSTRPTKAFGFDEKLNYVTSEGFHVYGVEWGEDYLNIYRDGKFIHGFTQDELGTDWVLNNPMEIWVDSEIFKWLGVPHKEELPATFEAEYVRVWQKESDNLLAKDRAFYGFEGPILFEENPKPLKMVPEDATANEYQNFWLFSEGAERYLKITEGHYASGVEALQFFGYGKNDSLNVEKVIAKTPEGSLKLPVGDYNLSMKVWLDQGRITDSIHVTLMNPKMELTFSGLKKLERKQWVTVEKKVSRQAASAVNDGMIIEIRKEDLPATKAAKLYIDDIEIKKAN; this is translated from the coding sequence ATGAAATATCAAAAAATATATTTATCAGCTTTTCTTTTAGGGACATTCACTTTTCTAAGTGTTGGATGTGAATCACCTAAAAAATCAACAGAAACAAAAGAAACTACAGTTGTAACTCAAAGATTTTTACCTTTTTCTGATCAAGAAAATAAAGGCGGATGGATTTTAAACGAAGAAATAAGTGATGAATTTGAAGGCACTGAAATTGATACTACAAAGTGGTTTGTAGAAGGACAAAATGGCGATTATTATATTTGGAAAGGTAGAGCTCCGTCTCAATACGCACCACATAACGTAGTTGTAGAAAACGGGAATTTAATCTTAAAAACACAATGGGAACCAGATTATAACTTTGCTAAAGAAACTTATGCTGATGGCGCAAATAAAGATACGTATGGAATTCACGAAGGAAAACCTTTACCAGTTACAACAGCAGCAATTGTTAGTAAAAAGAGATTTTTAAATGGGTATATGGAAATAAAATCGAAAGCGCCACATGCAGCAATGACAGCGGCATTTTGGGCTATTGGTTTTGAGCAAGAATTAGATATGTACGAGCAATTGGCAGTACCAAAAATAGCTAAAGAAGGTTCTATAGATAAGCATATGAATAGAACTGCAATTCATGATTGGAGTCCACCGTCTACCAGACCAACAAAAGCTTTTGGTTTTGATGAAAAACTAAATTATGTAACATCAGAAGGGTTTCATGTATATGGCGTAGAATGGGGAGAAGATTATTTGAATATTTATAGAGATGGTAAATTTATTCATGGGTTTACTCAAGATGAATTAGGTACAGATTGGGTATTGAATAATCCGATGGAAATTTGGGTAGATTCAGAAATTTTTAAATGGTTGGGTGTTCCTCATAAAGAAGAATTACCAGCAACTTTTGAAGCTGAATATGTAAGAGTTTGGCAAAAAGAATCAGATAATTTATTGGCAAAAGACAGAGCTTTTTATGGTTTTGAAGGTCCTATTTTATTTGAAGAAAATCCAAAGCCATTAAAGATGGTTCCAGAAGATGCAACTGCAAATGAATATCAAAATTTTTGGCTTTTTAGTGAAGGGGCAGAAAGATATTTAAAAATTACAGAAGGACATTATGCAAGTGGTGTAGAAGCATTACAGTTTTTTGGATATGGTAAAAATGATTCATTGAATGTAGAAAAAGTAATAGCAAAAACACCAGAAGGTTCTTTAAAACTTCCTGTAGGAGATTATAATTTATCAATGAAGGTTTGGTTAGATCAAGGTAGAATTACAGATTCTATCCATGTTACTTTAATGAATCCAAAAATGGAACTAACTTTTTCTGGTTTAAAAAAACTAGAGAGAAAACAATGGGTTACGGTAGAAAAGAAAGTTTCAAGACAAGCAGCATCCGCAGTTAATGATGGAATGATTATAGAAATTAGAAAAGAAGATTTACCTGCAACAAAAGCAGCTAAATTATACATAGACGATATTGAAATTAAAAAAGCTAATTAA
- a CDS encoding RagB/SusD family nutrient uptake outer membrane protein: MKKIKLIYLFAAIGFFSMTSCEDVLDTDSLGSYPNDLIFSDPAQLEKVVYSAYNSTESWGLNKSIWWARRFNVEVGSFEAKFNFNDLDRLRIRGNGWTALNPGDFNNKWRDYFLFINEINQFLDNVDESEAMKTDADQVNILKAEMQFLRANLYAKMIKMFGSLPIFDTAFGLGSEFNLPRNSYEECVAFIVKELDEAAAVLPVTRPASEFGRATKLAALAVKSRTLLFAASKLHDPATLPNGPFYDYAKATKWQDAADAAKAVIDLVGGRDLIATPDAEAYQKLFLSANQDILFARPYGETLYDFGLDVNSLPDQTQSPSGYGGWGLSSPTHNFALEFNMADGSTTSGVSFDAADPNANREMRYYADLNYQGATFRGRTVDYSLSDSIGVAPNRVPAFPHGLDSSEGLGNVRHSSKTGYNIRKFQDESLVTTTDVSAGRPYILYRLAEVYLNYAEAQAELNNDSEAKIYLNKVSTRALQPEITVTGDALKEAIKRERRIELAFEGHNFWDERRWMNPDNLGFDIKGLKWKKEVSGVLTHTEYSVVTRPWFDKQYYLPIPNQEIQKAPALLQNDGY, from the coding sequence ATGAAAAAAATAAAATTAATATACTTATTTGCAGCAATCGGGTTTTTCTCAATGACGAGTTGTGAAGATGTTTTAGATACAGATTCTTTAGGTTCATACCCTAATGATTTAATTTTTAGTGATCCGGCACAGTTAGAAAAGGTAGTGTATTCTGCTTATAATAGTACTGAAAGTTGGGGTTTAAATAAATCTATTTGGTGGGCGAGAAGGTTTAATGTTGAAGTGGGGTCTTTTGAAGCTAAATTTAATTTTAATGATTTAGATAGACTTAGAATTAGAGGAAATGGATGGACTGCTCTAAATCCAGGAGATTTTAATAATAAATGGAGAGACTATTTTTTGTTTATCAATGAAATTAATCAATTTTTAGACAATGTAGATGAAAGTGAAGCAATGAAAACAGATGCAGATCAGGTAAATATTTTAAAAGCTGAAATGCAATTTTTAAGAGCGAATCTTTATGCGAAGATGATTAAGATGTTTGGTAGCTTACCTATTTTTGATACGGCTTTTGGCTTAGGTTCAGAATTTAATCTGCCAAGAAATTCTTATGAAGAATGTGTTGCTTTTATTGTTAAGGAATTAGATGAAGCAGCAGCTGTTTTACCTGTAACAAGACCGGCGTCAGAATTTGGTAGAGCTACAAAATTAGCAGCATTAGCAGTAAAGTCTCGTACTTTATTATTTGCAGCTAGTAAGTTACACGATCCTGCTACATTGCCTAACGGTCCGTTTTACGACTATGCAAAAGCAACAAAATGGCAGGATGCAGCCGATGCAGCCAAAGCTGTAATTGACTTAGTTGGTGGTAGAGATTTAATTGCGACTCCAGATGCAGAAGCGTATCAAAAATTGTTTTTATCTGCAAACCAAGACATTCTTTTTGCTAGACCTTACGGAGAAACTTTATATGATTTTGGTTTAGATGTAAACTCATTACCAGATCAAACACAATCGCCAAGTGGTTATGGAGGATGGGGTTTATCGTCTCCAACACACAATTTTGCTTTAGAGTTTAATATGGCAGATGGTTCTACTACAAGTGGTGTTTCTTTTGATGCTGCAGATCCAAATGCAAATAGAGAAATGAGATATTATGCAGACTTAAATTATCAAGGAGCTACGTTTAGAGGTAGAACTGTAGATTATTCATTGTCAGATTCTATAGGGGTTGCACCTAATAGAGTACCAGCCTTTCCTCATGGATTGGATTCTTCAGAAGGATTAGGGAATGTCCGTCATTCTTCAAAAACGGGATACAATATTAGGAAATTTCAAGATGAGAGTCTTGTGACAACAACAGATGTATCTGCAGGTCGTCCTTATATATTATACCGTTTGGCAGAAGTGTACTTAAATTATGCAGAAGCACAAGCAGAATTAAACAATGATTCAGAAGCGAAAATTTACTTAAACAAAGTTTCTACACGAGCATTACAGCCTGAAATTACAGTAACGGGAGATGCACTAAAGGAAGCTATCAAAAGAGAAAGACGTATAGAACTAGCTTTTGAAGGTCATAATTTTTGGGATGAAAGAAGATGGATGAATCCTGATAATTTAGGTTTCGATATTAAAGGATTAAAATGGAAAAAGGAGGTTAGTGGAGTTTTAACGCATACAGAATATAGTGTTGTTACTAGACCTTGGTTTGATAAGCAATATTATTTACCAATTCCTAATCAAGAAATACAAAAAGCACCTGCATTGCTTCAAAATGACGGGTATTAA
- a CDS encoding sulfatase-like hydrolase/transferase — protein MKNNYFKYYIFFFTILISGSNYAQTQGTKPNIIVILADDLGYGDVGFNRDGSFPEDRGVIPTPNIDALANNGVVLKNAHVAHPFCGPSRVAILTGMMPHRIGAQYNLPNDITSTLGVPTNETYFSTVLKTANYNTAAFGKWHLGFKDGAYQPLDRGFDYFFGFLGGGKNYFESVYEDGFYNRLGGSNPVTNEYQDPIWRDRGYVAESEFSDAENEDYLTDLLTDEAIQYQNSVSGSTEPYFMYLSYNAPHTPLQAPAAEESQFKLDNPNFESLIRNSPYITESNPVNKESDPVKKAELIEKFVQARITYATMVTNMDTNIGKLVTELKKDMTKFNNTVIIFLSDNGGYTHSKGAVNWPLDAGKGSVKEGGHKVPMFVHWPDKITGGATYNHQISSLDLYPTLVGLAGATVPTEKTIDGVDFMDKLIAGQDARPDDGILLMRPQNGFHNGGIAYDKWKIVKTANGGQWNLFDISTDPGEETNVRNSEPNGDEIVQTILDNAIAKVVDFKDVKPAWYDNDNEDVDGDGVGDGHVHSFLWEDGTLPGYDRLFETPLLKLEGELSEITIAKTTDAIEGGVNGVFTISLPEGVNATENIDITYTVSGVATDGTDYTSLSGTTTISNGTNAAQIIIDAAEDGLEEISETVIITLTATTFGSIKNATAEINIFDVIASTTLTAGDIAIVGWKSGKGKLAFMLLKDISATTKLSISNRTWNNASNEFTGDYSVDDIWTWAAGAAFNTGDLFILDDDGLVKHVVNNAEEVVGTTTHDYTGKVAEASDGDFDFSVNGEGILIFQADPFALPADANSTVWITGINTALGWGNGGGNSACELPTALTNGVNANTVGKKHDFGVYTGALSGTSSQLRASINNVNNWSFSEDTAYNLWSFDKTSSNTSGNIGTAGTLSTTDQLLKKLSIFPNPSGNFLNVNYSGTLSELEVEIFTASGKSVKKVKETNANNPRIDVSNLSSGIYIIKIKTDENLLIKKIIKL, from the coding sequence ATGAAAAACAATTACTTTAAATATTATATATTCTTTTTTACAATCCTAATTTCGGGGAGTAACTATGCGCAAACGCAAGGAACAAAACCAAACATCATAGTAATTTTAGCGGATGATTTAGGCTATGGAGATGTAGGTTTTAACAGAGATGGAAGTTTTCCTGAAGACAGAGGAGTGATTCCAACACCCAATATAGATGCTTTGGCAAATAACGGAGTTGTTTTAAAAAATGCACACGTTGCCCATCCATTTTGTGGACCAAGTAGGGTTGCCATCTTAACAGGTATGATGCCTCACAGAATTGGCGCACAATATAATTTACCTAATGATATTACATCTACTTTAGGTGTGCCCACTAATGAAACTTATTTTTCTACAGTACTTAAAACTGCTAATTACAACACAGCTGCTTTTGGTAAATGGCATTTAGGTTTTAAAGATGGAGCTTATCAGCCTTTAGATAGAGGATTTGATTATTTCTTTGGTTTCTTAGGAGGTGGAAAAAATTACTTCGAAAGTGTTTATGAAGATGGTTTTTATAACAGATTAGGAGGTAGCAATCCTGTTACAAACGAATATCAAGATCCAATTTGGAGAGATAGAGGTTATGTTGCAGAAAGTGAATTTAGTGATGCTGAAAATGAAGATTACTTAACAGATTTGCTTACAGATGAAGCAATTCAGTATCAAAATAGTGTGAGTGGTTCTACAGAACCGTATTTTATGTATTTATCTTACAATGCACCACACACTCCTTTACAAGCTCCGGCCGCAGAAGAATCTCAGTTTAAATTAGACAATCCTAATTTTGAAAGCTTAATTAGAAATAGTCCATACATTACAGAATCTAACCCTGTAAATAAGGAATCTGATCCTGTTAAGAAAGCAGAATTGATAGAAAAGTTTGTGCAAGCTCGTATTACCTATGCTACAATGGTAACCAATATGGATACCAATATAGGAAAACTTGTTACAGAACTTAAAAAAGACATGACTAAATTTAACAATACGGTTATTATATTTTTAAGTGATAATGGTGGTTATACACACAGTAAAGGTGCTGTAAACTGGCCCTTAGATGCAGGAAAAGGAAGTGTAAAAGAAGGTGGACATAAAGTACCAATGTTTGTGCATTGGCCAGATAAAATTACAGGTGGTGCTACGTATAATCATCAAATTAGCTCTTTAGATTTGTATCCAACTTTAGTTGGTTTAGCAGGAGCAACTGTACCTACAGAAAAAACTATTGATGGGGTAGATTTTATGGATAAGTTAATTGCAGGACAAGATGCAAGACCAGATGATGGTATATTGTTGATGAGACCACAAAATGGGTTCCATAATGGCGGAATTGCTTATGACAAATGGAAAATTGTAAAAACAGCAAATGGTGGTCAGTGGAATTTATTTGACATTTCTACAGATCCGGGAGAAGAAACTAACGTTAGAAATAGCGAGCCAAATGGAGATGAAATTGTGCAAACTATTTTAGACAATGCAATTGCAAAAGTGGTTGATTTTAAAGATGTAAAACCTGCCTGGTATGATAATGATAATGAAGACGTAGATGGAGATGGAGTAGGAGACGGTCATGTACATAGTTTTCTTTGGGAAGACGGAACTTTACCTGGTTATGACAGACTTTTTGAAACTCCATTATTAAAACTAGAAGGAGAATTGAGTGAAATTACAATAGCTAAAACTACAGATGCTATAGAAGGAGGAGTAAATGGTGTTTTTACAATTAGTTTACCAGAAGGGGTAAATGCTACCGAAAATATAGACATTACGTATACTGTAAGTGGCGTTGCAACTGACGGTACAGACTACACATCATTATCTGGAACAACTACTATTTCTAATGGAACAAACGCTGCTCAAATAATTATTGATGCTGCAGAAGATGGATTAGAAGAAATAAGTGAAACGGTTATTATTACATTAACAGCAACAACTTTTGGTAGTATAAAGAATGCAACTGCAGAAATTAATATTTTTGATGTTATTGCGTCTACAACTTTAACTGCAGGAGATATTGCAATTGTAGGTTGGAAATCTGGTAAAGGGAAATTGGCATTTATGCTTTTAAAAGACATTAGCGCAACAACCAAGCTATCTATTTCTAATAGAACTTGGAACAATGCTTCAAATGAATTTACAGGAGATTATAGCGTAGATGATATTTGGACTTGGGCTGCAGGTGCAGCTTTTAATACAGGAGATCTTTTTATTTTAGATGATGATGGCCTGGTTAAACATGTAGTAAATAATGCAGAAGAGGTGGTAGGTACAACTACTCATGATTATACAGGGAAAGTTGCGGAAGCAAGTGATGGAGATTTCGATTTTTCTGTAAATGGAGAAGGTATCTTAATTTTTCAAGCAGATCCATTTGCGCTTCCAGCGGATGCAAATTCAACTGTATGGATAACAGGAATAAATACTGCTCTAGGATGGGGTAACGGAGGCGGAAACTCTGCTTGTGAATTACCAACAGCTTTAACCAATGGAGTAAATGCTAATACTGTAGGTAAAAAACATGATTTCGGAGTTTATACAGGTGCTTTATCGGGTACGTCATCGCAATTAAGAGCAAGTATTAATAATGTTAATAACTGGTCGTTTTCTGAAGATACAGCATACAACTTGTGGAGTTTTGATAAAACCTCTAGCAATACTTCAGGTAATATTGGTACAGCAGGTACTTTAAGTACGACAGATCAACTTTTAAAAAAATTAAGTATTTTTCCAAATCCTTCTGGCAATTTTTTAAACGTAAATTATAGCGGAACTTTAAGTGAATTAGAAGTCGAGATTTTTACAGCGTCTGGTAAGTCGGTTAAAAAAGTAAAAGAAACCAATGCAAATAACCCAAGAATAGATGTTTCTAATTTATCGTCTGGAATCTATATTATAAAAATTAAAACAGACGAAAACCTTCTCATTAAAAAGATCATTAAATTATAA
- a CDS encoding SusC/RagA family TonB-linked outer membrane protein: MRKKLFFDNGSYLSLIQQFRVIGLLQICLITFPMFANASSFEISENNVNDVTFQQNITGTVSDESGPIPGVSVQVKGSSKGTVTDFDGNYSLSVEDANAILIFSYIGYKTQEVPANGKATLDITLVADVANLDEVVIVGYTSKKRGELTGSVSTLKAADIENTSNREVAKSLSGKVTGVIISDRGGYPGSDGDVSLLIRGQSTLNNNAPLILIDGVQTGIGTFNQLAPQDIANLSVLKDGAAAIYGNRAANGVIIVTTKRGTSGKPKVKLSTSYSVSSFSAFPDLMSSEQYAIYENEIAERKGLALPNSQADIDKYAAGNDLLNYPNTNWADLTFAKTAPETRNSISISGGSENVKYFVSGDLMSREGMFASGDLDFNQSQLRSNLDIKLTDDIKLSVDVSGRFSENNQPGVNAGFIYKHIYANLPTEVGVYPNGLPAWGGENGANPLVMSSNQSGFTKQNNNDLRGRFAIDWKLDKITKGLSFNSYVGVRKMNYDQKSFYTPWTIYKLDQTSGDYNPETGFSQDGQQNILRDTFWKFEETLFNATIRYSTTINDVHSLNGFIGYEQQTSETNSFFGQSGNLPSTDLPYLFAGDPSNQLTNGSASEDASLSYLGSLSYDYDKKYFIDATLRRDGSSRFSSDNRFGTFYSVGGSWAIGKEKFLENVSWLNALNLRSSYAVMGNDRIGGFQYLSQYSYGGDFSNNNTNVRPNYYAFGENGVVANGYRTGVAPNPNVTWETAIMKNFAVTFQMFDSRLSGEVNYFYQNRKDILVDNGGEVPEFTGVQLPDENLGQVDSYGVEVTLGWADKIGEVGYNLGFNLTQAKNEVIYLPQPVNTPAALRQEGMPIGSYVVAPTAGIFRDQAQVDATAVKKAGTVEGEPIYLDTNEDGKIDDGDFIRISSSNVPEIQYGITGGVNYKDFSLSFLLQGQAKAKALVFFDQDGGKPSHVFNDRWTPDNRDARYPRAFGLNDEYSSIQNGQPDNFIGADLWLHDASFLRLKEVELAYTITKEKAKFADIRVFARGFNLLTMFSDIEKLGLDPEAAGYNNFRGSTYPSLTMYTVGLNFTF, encoded by the coding sequence ATGAGAAAAAAACTATTTTTTGATAATGGTTCTTATCTATCCTTAATACAACAATTTAGGGTAATCGGGCTATTACAAATTTGTTTAATCACCTTTCCAATGTTTGCCAACGCAAGTTCATTTGAAATTAGTGAAAACAATGTAAATGACGTAACGTTTCAGCAAAACATTACTGGAACAGTTTCAGACGAAAGCGGACCAATACCAGGAGTGAGTGTTCAGGTAAAAGGAAGTTCTAAAGGTACTGTAACCGATTTTGATGGTAATTATTCTTTATCAGTAGAGGATGCAAATGCTATTTTAATATTTTCTTACATAGGTTATAAAACACAAGAAGTACCTGCAAATGGTAAGGCTACTTTAGATATAACTTTAGTTGCAGATGTGGCAAATTTAGATGAAGTAGTTATTGTTGGTTATACCTCTAAAAAACGAGGAGAATTAACAGGTTCTGTAAGTACTTTAAAAGCTGCAGATATAGAAAATACTTCTAATAGAGAGGTTGCTAAATCTCTTTCGGGTAAAGTAACGGGTGTAATTATATCAGATAGAGGTGGTTATCCTGGTTCAGATGGAGATGTTTCTTTATTGATTAGAGGACAATCTACATTAAACAACAACGCACCTTTAATTTTAATTGATGGTGTACAAACTGGTATTGGTACATTTAATCAATTAGCACCACAAGACATTGCTAATTTAAGTGTTTTAAAAGATGGAGCAGCAGCTATTTATGGTAATAGAGCAGCAAATGGTGTAATTATAGTAACTACAAAAAGAGGAACGTCTGGTAAGCCAAAAGTAAAATTATCTACCTCTTATAGTGTTTCTTCATTTTCAGCATTTCCAGACTTAATGTCTTCAGAACAATATGCAATTTATGAAAATGAAATTGCAGAAAGAAAAGGATTAGCATTACCTAATTCACAAGCAGATATAGATAAATATGCAGCAGGGAATGATCTGCTAAATTACCCAAATACAAACTGGGCAGATTTAACATTTGCAAAAACAGCTCCAGAAACTAGAAATTCTATTTCTATTTCAGGTGGAAGTGAAAATGTAAAATATTTTGTAAGTGGAGATTTAATGAGTAGAGAAGGGATGTTTGCTTCTGGAGATTTAGATTTTAATCAGAGTCAATTGCGTTCTAATTTAGATATTAAATTAACAGACGATATCAAATTAAGTGTAGATGTATCAGGTCGTTTTTCAGAAAACAACCAACCTGGTGTAAATGCAGGTTTTATTTACAAGCACATATATGCAAACTTACCTACAGAAGTAGGTGTGTATCCAAACGGTTTACCTGCTTGGGGAGGAGAAAATGGAGCAAATCCATTAGTTATGTCTAGCAATCAATCTGGTTTTACAAAACAAAATAATAACGATTTAAGAGGTCGTTTTGCCATCGATTGGAAATTAGATAAAATAACTAAAGGCTTAAGTTTTAATAGTTATGTAGGGGTTAGAAAAATGAATTACGATCAGAAGTCATTTTATACTCCATGGACAATCTATAAACTAGACCAAACTAGTGGAGACTATAACCCAGAAACAGGTTTTTCTCAAGACGGACAACAAAATATATTAAGAGATACTTTTTGGAAATTTGAAGAAACGTTATTCAATGCTACTATTAGATATAGTACTACTATAAATGATGTACACTCTTTAAATGGTTTTATAGGATATGAGCAACAGACATCAGAAACCAATAGTTTTTTTGGACAGAGTGGTAATCTACCATCAACAGACCTTCCTTATTTATTTGCAGGAGATCCGAGCAATCAACTTACAAACGGATCTGCAAGTGAAGATGCTTCTTTAAGTTATCTAGGTTCTTTGTCTTATGATTATGATAAAAAATATTTTATAGACGCAACTTTACGTAGAGATGGTTCTAGTAGATTTAGTTCAGACAATAGATTTGGTACTTTTTATAGTGTTGGAGGTTCTTGGGCTATAGGAAAAGAAAAATTTTTAGAAAATGTTTCTTGGTTAAACGCTCTTAATTTAAGAAGTAGTTATGCCGTAATGGGAAATGATAGAATAGGGGGGTTCCAATACTTATCTCAATATTCTTATGGAGGAGATTTTAGTAATAATAATACCAATGTAAGACCAAATTATTATGCTTTTGGAGAAAATGGAGTAGTTGCAAATGGTTATAGAACTGGTGTTGCGCCAAACCCTAATGTAACTTGGGAAACTGCTATTATGAAAAACTTTGCCGTAACATTTCAAATGTTTGACAGCAGATTGTCTGGAGAAGTAAATTATTTTTATCAAAACAGAAAAGATATTTTAGTAGACAATGGTGGTGAAGTTCCAGAATTTACAGGAGTACAATTACCAGATGAAAATTTAGGACAAGTAGATAGTTATGGTGTAGAGGTTACTTTAGGTTGGGCAGATAAAATAGGAGAAGTAGGTTATAACCTAGGTTTTAATTTAACGCAAGCTAAAAATGAAGTAATTTATTTACCACAACCAGTAAACACTCCAGCTGCTTTAAGACAAGAAGGGATGCCAATTGGTTCTTATGTCGTAGCGCCAACAGCAGGAATTTTTAGAGATCAGGCACAAGTAGATGCAACTGCTGTTAAAAAAGCAGGAACGGTAGAAGGTGAACCAATTTATTTAGATACCAATGAAGATGGTAAAATAGATGATGGAGATTTTATTAGAATAAGTAGTTCTAACGTACCAGAAATACAATACGGTATTACGGGTGGGGTAAATTATAAAGATTTTAGTTTAAGTTTTTTATTACAAGGACAGGCAAAAGCAAAAGCATTGGTGTTTTTCGACCAAGACGGAGGTAAACCTAGTCATGTTTTTAATGACAGATGGACGCCAGACAATAGAGATGCAAGATACCCAAGAGCTTTTGGTTTAAATGATGAATACAGTAGTATTCAAAACGGACAACCAGATAATTTTATTGGTGCAGATTTGTGGTTACATGATGCTTCTTTTTTAAGATTAAAAGAAGTGGAATTAGCATATACAATAACAAAAGAAAAAGCAAAGTTTGCAGACATTAGAGTCTTTGCAAGAGGTTTTAACCTGTTAACAATGTTTTCAGATATTGAAAAGTTAGGTTTAGATCCAGAAGCTGCTGGGTATAATAACTTTAGAGGATCTACATATCCTTCTTTAACGATGTACACAGTTGGTTTAAATTTTACTTTTTAA